In Sphingopyxis macrogoltabida, the sequence ACCCCGGTCACGCCCTAGATCCCCTCGTCGTCGGCCAGCCGCCGCAGCCGTGCCGCGACGCGGTTGTCGGCGATGATCCGCCGCATTCGCATCAGCACGATAGCCCCGAATAACAGCGAAAAACCCAGCACGGTCAAGCCCAAAGGCCAGAGCAACGCCCCGTCGATGCTCGAACCGCGCAGCGTGATGCTCGGCCCCTGATGCAGGCTGTTCCACCACACGACGCTGCGGTTGATGATCGGGATGTTGATCGCGCCGACCAGCGCATAGATGGCAGCGCCGCGCGATAGCGTGCCGCCCTGTTTCTGCCCCCCACCTCCATTGGCGTCGCCGCTGGTGAGCGCGATGAAGCCCGCATAGAGAAAGAGCAGGACGAGCATCGAGGTCATCCGCCCGTCCCATTCCCACC encodes:
- the ccmC gene encoding heme ABC transporter permease CcmC; protein product: MHAYANPTRFLAIARPLTPWLLGVGLLLLLGGAWAGLTQVPGDYKQGETARILYVHVPSAWLGMGGWTSLAIAGLVQLVWRHPLAGIAARAIAVPGMLFTALCLATGSIWGKPTWGTWWEWDGRMTSMLVLLFLYAGFIALTSGDANGGGGQKQGGTLSRGAAIYALVGAINIPIINRSVVWWNSLHQGPSITLRGSSIDGALLWPLGLTVLGFSLLFGAIVLMRMRRIIADNRVAARLRRLADDEGI